The Candidatus Hydrogenedentota bacterium DNA segment ACCAGAACCGAAGTAAAGGGTGAGGAAGAGCATGAACGCGGACGCAGCCCGAATTGATGCCTTCGACTTGGTGTGCGCGCTATCGAGAATTGCCGACCTGATGAACCCCGCCGTTTCCGAGCACCAAAGCCGCGTGGCGGTAATCGCGTTGGCCTTGTCGCTTGAGATGCAACGGCCGGAAGAAGAGACAACGGAAATCGGCCTGGCAGGGCTGATTCACGATATTGGCGCGTTTTCCTTGCAGGAGCGGCTCGACCTGCTGTCGTTCGAATTGCAGGAGCCCGACTTTCATGCGCGCGTGGGCTATCTGTTGCTGCACACTTTCTCGCCGTTTGCGGGCATTGCAGCGATGATTCGTTACCATCACACGCCGTGGCGCAACGGGGAAGGCGCGGCACAAGCAGGGCATCCAATACCTTTGGCCGCTCATATCCTGCATCTTGCCGATCGCGTTGAAGTGGCTATCGATAGAAACCGGTACATTCTAGGGCAAACGGATCAGGTTTGTGAGCGGATCCGAACGGGCGCGAATACGTCGTTTCACCCGGATGTTTTGGCGGCGTTTCTGCGGTTGGCCGGACGCGAGTACTTCTGGCTGGACGTGGTTTCGCACAACATTGGCTTGTTCTTGCGGAAAAGCCTTCGCAAGCACGCGATTACGATGACGATGCAGGAGTTGTCCGAGTTTGCCGCGCTGTTGTGTCTCTTGGTTGATTTCAAGAGTTCGTTTACGGCGACGCATTCGAGTGGAGTTGCTGCAACGGCGCTCGCGCTGGCGCGACGGGCCGGGTTCAGTTCTCGCGACCAGGAAATGATGCGGGTCGCCGCATATTTGCACGACGTAGGCAAGCTGGGTATTCCGTCGGAGATTATCGAGAAGAAAGGGCCGTTGACCGGGGAAGAACAGAACATCATGCGGAGTCACGCCTATTTTACGCATGAGATTCTCGGGTCCGTGGAGGGATTGGAAGAGATCACGGATTGGGGCGCCTTGCACCAGGAGCGGCTCGACGGCAGCGGTTATCCATTTCACAAGACGGCCGAACAGTTGTCGGATGGCGCGCGGCTGATGGCGGTGGCGGACATCTTCACGGCGCTGACCGAGGATCGTCCGTATCGGGCAGGTATGTCGAAGGAAGATACGCTGCGTGCTTTGAACCGTTTGAGTGCGCACAGGCAGTTGGAATCGAAGTACACGGACATTTTGACCCGCGATTTTGATGACATCAATGCCGCGCGCGCGAAAGCGCAGGCAGAGGCCGCCGTTCATTACGCGGATTTTCTGCGTGCATTGACGCAAGCATAGGCATAGGTCTGTTAGCGCAGCCGAGGGCGGCCGCGCAACATGAAGGCACCTGCATCCTGTTCGGGGATTGTCCATTTTCGTGATGGGGAACCAAGTGCATAAGGCGTTCGATCCTATGAACACTGCGGATGGGCACCGACTGACAAGAGACGACTTCGCGTTCTTCGGTCTATTTGCGCTCGCGAAGATCCTGATCAGTGCGACGACGATGTACGGCTACGGATACTTTCGCGACGAAATGTACTACATC contains these protein-coding regions:
- a CDS encoding HD domain-containing protein, with product MNADAARIDAFDLVCALSRIADLMNPAVSEHQSRVAVIALALSLEMQRPEEETTEIGLAGLIHDIGAFSLQERLDLLSFELQEPDFHARVGYLLLHTFSPFAGIAAMIRYHHTPWRNGEGAAQAGHPIPLAAHILHLADRVEVAIDRNRYILGQTDQVCERIRTGANTSFHPDVLAAFLRLAGREYFWLDVVSHNIGLFLRKSLRKHAITMTMQELSEFAALLCLLVDFKSSFTATHSSGVAATALALARRAGFSSRDQEMMRVAAYLHDVGKLGIPSEIIEKKGPLTGEEQNIMRSHAYFTHEILGSVEGLEEITDWGALHQERLDGSGYPFHKTAEQLSDGARLMAVADIFTALTEDRPYRAGMSKEDTLRALNRLSAHRQLESKYTDILTRDFDDINAARAKAQAEAAVHYADFLRALTQA